The following are encoded together in the Streptomyces flavofungini genome:
- a CDS encoding ABC transporter permease gives MADAPHPGPRGPLAAAVGAFRRDRLGLAALCVVALFALLALAAPLVAAAYGKNPTEHYGQNEPGLLSPEGLPVLPNGGISGDFWFGLEPGLGRDVFTQLLYGIRTSLLVAGASIAVIAVLGVVLGVTVGYLSGLADRVFTFVCNVLLAFPTLLLFLALSPIVQTRFVDPGESEPAWMQFTVLVLIFAAFGWVPLAMVLRTTVRSLREREFVEAARAVGASRRHIVLRELLPNVWAPVLVHLTVALPGIVTAEAALSFLGVGISEPIPDWGRMIARGSEVFYDDPTYMVFPGVTILLFVLAFNLLGDSVRDALDPRTRR, from the coding sequence ATGGCCGACGCGCCACACCCAGGCCCGCGCGGCCCGCTCGCCGCGGCCGTCGGCGCCTTCCGCCGGGACCGGCTCGGCCTCGCGGCGCTGTGCGTGGTGGCCCTGTTCGCGCTGCTCGCCCTCGCCGCGCCGCTCGTCGCCGCCGCGTACGGCAAGAACCCCACCGAGCACTACGGCCAGAACGAACCCGGACTGCTCAGCCCGGAGGGCCTGCCGGTGCTGCCCAACGGCGGCATCTCCGGCGACTTCTGGTTCGGCCTCGAACCGGGCCTCGGCCGGGACGTGTTCACCCAGCTCCTGTACGGCATCCGCACCTCGCTCCTGGTCGCGGGGGCGTCCATCGCCGTCATCGCGGTCCTCGGCGTCGTACTCGGCGTGACCGTCGGCTATCTGAGCGGGCTCGCCGACCGGGTGTTCACCTTCGTCTGCAACGTCCTGCTCGCCTTTCCGACGCTGCTGCTCTTCCTCGCCCTCAGCCCCATCGTGCAGACCCGCTTCGTCGACCCCGGCGAGAGCGAGCCCGCCTGGATGCAGTTCACCGTCCTCGTGCTGATCTTCGCCGCCTTCGGCTGGGTGCCGCTCGCGATGGTGCTCCGCACGACGGTGCGCTCCCTGCGCGAACGCGAGTTCGTCGAGGCCGCACGGGCCGTGGGCGCGTCCCGCCGCCACATCGTGCTGCGCGAACTGCTGCCGAACGTGTGGGCGCCCGTCCTCGTGCACCTCACCGTCGCCCTGCCCGGCATCGTCACCGCCGAGGCCGCGCTCTCCTTCCTCGGCGTCGGCATCAGCGAACCCATCCCCGACTGGGGCCGCATGATCGCCCGGGGCTCCGAGGTCTTCTACGACGACCCGACCTACATGGTCTTCCCCGGCGTGACGATCCTGCTCTTCGTCCTCGCCTTCAACCTGCTCGGCGACTCCGTACGGGACGCGCTCGATCCCCGTACCCGCCGCTGA
- a CDS encoding ABC transporter substrate-binding protein — MPRITSRTVAVPVAAAASAMLVLCSCSAGAGTTSDKASPRQEADLIARVGTAEDSAGPAPAVAGARKGGTIHVANLRDHAHLDPQKIYAGEAYNTSLLWGRQLTQYQIVDGEPKLVGDLATDTGKPSDGGRTWTYKLKDGIAWQDGKPITSEHVKYGIQRTFAPGFEVGPSYWPQWLTGKSDLAQAREVYGGPEKDGDFDRIETPDDKTIVFRFHETQSDVPFMAAQSSSSPVRPDKDTGAAYDLKPFASGPYRIVAHRQNRSLTLAKNPHWKADTDPIRHQYADAFEFTFGKKELNTAQEILNGRGDGAATVTTKNDFPPELIGEANRDPKKKDLVVDGRRGAFSSHLVIRNDRVADPEVRKAIHYLFPRRQARQALGGPRVGDIATTYSSPAIVGWHPYDTYPVAPTGDIKKAKEHLAKAAKPVERLSYAYESNAVNDRLAQVLVDAFAKAGIELVTKPMPLPAYTNEVLRGTDPKYDLWMSASSVDWPTPATGVPYRFDSRRDTLDNDPRYQNPAVDKELDRIARIGDATKKAKALIALEQDTIMKDVPLVPFLHQRVQQVRGADVGGAFIHPIYGTISPAWLYLKKS; from the coding sequence ATGCCCAGGATCACCTCACGCACCGTGGCCGTGCCCGTCGCCGCCGCCGCTTCCGCCATGCTCGTGCTGTGCTCCTGCTCGGCCGGGGCGGGCACCACGAGCGACAAGGCATCCCCGCGCCAGGAGGCCGACCTGATCGCCCGGGTCGGCACCGCCGAGGACAGCGCGGGCCCCGCCCCGGCCGTCGCGGGCGCCCGGAAGGGCGGCACCATTCACGTCGCCAACCTGCGCGACCACGCCCATCTGGACCCGCAGAAGATCTACGCGGGCGAGGCCTACAACACCTCGCTCCTGTGGGGCCGCCAGCTCACCCAGTACCAGATCGTCGACGGCGAGCCGAAGCTCGTCGGCGACCTCGCCACCGACACCGGCAAGCCCTCCGACGGCGGCCGCACCTGGACGTACAAGCTCAAGGACGGCATCGCCTGGCAGGACGGCAAGCCGATCACCTCCGAGCACGTCAAGTACGGCATCCAGCGCACCTTCGCGCCCGGCTTCGAGGTCGGCCCTTCGTACTGGCCGCAGTGGCTGACCGGCAAGTCCGACCTCGCGCAGGCCCGCGAGGTCTACGGCGGACCCGAGAAGGACGGTGACTTCGACCGCATCGAGACACCGGACGACAAGACCATCGTCTTCCGCTTCCACGAGACGCAGTCCGACGTGCCGTTCATGGCCGCGCAGTCCTCCTCGTCACCGGTGCGCCCCGACAAGGACACCGGCGCCGCCTACGACCTCAAGCCGTTCGCCAGCGGCCCGTACCGGATCGTCGCGCACCGCCAGAACCGGTCCCTGACCCTGGCGAAGAACCCGCACTGGAAGGCGGACACCGACCCGATCCGCCACCAGTACGCCGACGCGTTCGAGTTCACCTTCGGGAAGAAGGAGCTCAACACCGCCCAGGAGATCCTCAACGGGCGCGGCGACGGCGCGGCCACCGTCACCACCAAGAACGACTTCCCGCCCGAGCTGATCGGCGAGGCCAACCGCGACCCGAAGAAGAAGGACCTCGTCGTCGACGGCCGCCGCGGCGCGTTCAGCTCGCACCTGGTGATCCGCAACGACCGCGTCGCCGACCCGGAGGTCCGCAAGGCCATCCACTACCTCTTCCCGCGCCGGCAGGCCCGCCAGGCACTCGGCGGCCCGCGCGTCGGCGACATCGCCACCACCTACTCCTCGCCCGCCATCGTCGGCTGGCACCCCTACGACACCTACCCGGTGGCGCCGACCGGCGACATCAAGAAGGCCAAGGAGCACCTGGCCAAGGCCGCGAAGCCGGTCGAACGGCTCAGCTACGCCTACGAGTCCAACGCCGTCAACGACCGCCTGGCCCAGGTCCTGGTGGACGCCTTCGCCAAGGCCGGCATCGAACTCGTCACCAAGCCGATGCCGCTGCCCGCCTACACCAACGAGGTCCTGCGCGGCACCGACCCGAAGTACGACCTGTGGATGTCCGCCTCGTCCGTGGACTGGCCGACCCCGGCCACCGGCGTCCCGTACCGCTTCGACAGCCGCCGCGACACCCTCGACAACGACCCGCGGTACCAGAACCCGGCCGTCGACAAGGAGCTCGACCGCATCGCGCGGATCGGCGACGCCACCAAGAAGGCCAAGGCGCTCATCGCCCTCGAACAGGACACGATCATGAAGGACGTGCCGCTGGTGCCGTTCCTGCACCAGCGCGTCCAGCAGGTCCGCGGCGCCGACGTCGGCGGCGCCTTCATCCACCCGATCTACGGCACCATCAGCCCGGCCTGGCTGTACCTGAAGAAGTCCTGA
- a CDS encoding ABC transporter permease — MPSYLLRRVLQAVVVLLAISATAFALFYAAPSDPAVIACGPKCDATQIAAVRDSMGLDQPMLAQYADYVRGLIAGRTINDVDGTPIACDAPCLGYSYALHEPVRAAITSRFPVTLSLAGGALAVIVVFGIGAGFVSALRRGRLTDRLLSGFTLVGASVQIYFLGYALQYLLVYRTGWFALPGYTSPGDGIGAWAAGLLLPCLVLGFVNAAVFARLSRAQMLEVMHEGYVRTARGKGLSPLRAHLKYTSRGAAAPLVQLLGLEVGALLGGAFITETVFGLSGVGKLAVDAVAQNDLPTVVGTVLLAAFFVVVFVALADLVVAWLDPRVRLA, encoded by the coding sequence ATGCCCAGCTACCTCCTGCGGAGGGTGCTCCAGGCGGTCGTGGTGCTCCTCGCGATCTCCGCGACCGCCTTCGCACTCTTCTACGCCGCCCCCTCCGACCCGGCCGTCATCGCCTGCGGACCCAAGTGCGACGCCACCCAGATCGCGGCGGTCCGCGACTCCATGGGCCTGGACCAGCCGATGCTCGCGCAGTACGCCGACTACGTGCGCGGCCTGATCGCGGGCCGCACCATCAACGACGTCGACGGCACCCCGATCGCCTGCGACGCACCCTGCCTCGGCTACTCCTACGCCCTGCACGAACCGGTGCGCGCCGCCATCACCAGCCGCTTCCCCGTCACGCTCTCCCTCGCGGGCGGCGCCCTCGCGGTGATCGTCGTCTTCGGGATCGGCGCGGGCTTCGTGTCCGCGCTGCGCCGCGGCCGGCTCACCGACCGGCTCCTGTCCGGCTTCACCCTGGTCGGCGCCAGCGTGCAGATCTACTTCCTCGGCTACGCCCTCCAGTACCTCCTGGTCTACCGGACGGGCTGGTTCGCGCTGCCCGGCTACACCTCGCCCGGCGACGGCATCGGCGCCTGGGCCGCGGGACTGCTCCTGCCCTGCCTGGTCCTCGGCTTCGTCAACGCCGCCGTGTTCGCCCGGCTCTCCCGCGCCCAGATGCTGGAGGTCATGCACGAGGGGTACGTGCGCACGGCGCGCGGCAAGGGGCTCAGCCCGCTGCGCGCCCACCTGAAGTACACCTCGCGCGGGGCCGCCGCGCCGCTGGTGCAGCTCCTCGGCCTGGAGGTGGGCGCGCTGCTCGGCGGCGCGTTCATCACCGAGACCGTGTTCGGGCTCAGCGGCGTCGGCAAGCTCGCGGTGGACGCGGTGGCGCAGAACGACCTGCCCACCGTCGTCGGCACCGTGCTGCTCGCCGCGTTCTTCGTGGTGGTGTTCGTCGCCCTGGCCGACCTCGTGGTGGCCTGGCTCGATCCGAGAGTGAGGCTCGCGTGA
- a CDS encoding dipeptide ABC transporter ATP-binding protein, producing the protein MSGSGKEWPVLRVRDLSVTFTGTRGTVMAVEGVSFDLARGEVVGLVGESGSGKSTVGLAALGLHDPARTRITGSVEVGGTEVVGADEGTLRPLRGNRVAMVFQDALAALSPFHTVGAQLAEAYRIHHRAASRAEARDRAADMLERVGIPAARGRDYPHQFSGGMRQRVMIATALINSPDVLVADEPTTALDARVQRQVLDLLDELRHEHGTAVVLVTHDVGVVAHASDRMLVMRGGHLLEEGPTRRVLTAPEHPYTRALIGAAPTLTSEPGTRLPTVDEPEPKPRTAARTPVTAAARPLAEVSGLHVEFGGGRTLLGRRREPARAVRGVSLHVREGETLGLVGESGSGKSTTARVLAGLQRPTAGEVRFDGKDISGAAGDAALRRELSREVQLVFQDPYASLNPRRTVEQIVTTPLRVHTRAAAAERRERAVELLEQVGLSADDLDRYPHEFSGGQRQRIGIARALAPRPRLIIADEPVSALDVSVQAQVLNLLMDLRDELGLSLLFVSHDLAVVRHFCDRVAVLRRGEVVETGARDEVFERPGAAYTRDLLAAMV; encoded by the coding sequence GTGAGCGGCTCCGGCAAGGAATGGCCCGTCCTGCGCGTGCGGGACCTGAGCGTCACCTTCACCGGGACGCGCGGCACCGTCATGGCCGTCGAGGGCGTCTCCTTCGACCTGGCGCGGGGCGAAGTCGTCGGCCTGGTGGGGGAGTCGGGCTCCGGCAAGTCCACCGTCGGGCTCGCCGCGCTCGGCCTGCACGACCCGGCGCGGACCCGGATCACCGGCAGCGTCGAGGTCGGCGGCACCGAGGTCGTCGGGGCGGACGAGGGCACGCTGCGGCCGCTGCGCGGCAACCGGGTCGCGATGGTCTTCCAGGACGCCCTCGCCGCGCTCTCCCCCTTCCACACTGTGGGCGCGCAGCTCGCCGAGGCCTACCGGATCCACCACCGGGCCGCCTCGCGCGCCGAGGCCCGCGACCGGGCCGCCGACATGCTGGAGCGGGTCGGCATCCCCGCCGCCCGCGGCCGGGACTACCCGCACCAGTTCTCCGGCGGCATGCGGCAGCGCGTGATGATCGCCACGGCGCTGATCAACAGCCCGGACGTGCTCGTCGCGGACGAGCCCACCACCGCGCTCGACGCCCGTGTCCAGCGCCAGGTCCTCGACCTCCTGGACGAGCTGCGGCACGAGCACGGCACCGCCGTCGTCCTCGTCACCCACGACGTGGGCGTCGTCGCGCACGCGAGCGACCGCATGCTCGTGATGCGCGGCGGCCACCTCCTCGAAGAGGGCCCGACCCGCCGGGTCCTCACCGCACCCGAACACCCCTACACCCGCGCCCTGATCGGCGCCGCCCCCACCCTGACCAGCGAGCCCGGCACCCGCCTGCCCACGGTCGACGAACCCGAGCCGAAGCCGCGCACCGCGGCCCGCACCCCGGTCACCGCGGCCGCACGCCCCCTCGCCGAGGTCAGCGGCCTGCACGTGGAGTTCGGCGGCGGCCGCACCCTGCTCGGCCGCCGCCGCGAGCCCGCCCGGGCCGTGCGCGGCGTCAGCCTGCACGTGCGCGAGGGCGAGACCCTCGGCCTGGTCGGCGAGTCCGGTTCGGGCAAGTCCACCACCGCCCGGGTGCTCGCCGGGCTCCAGCGGCCCACGGCGGGCGAGGTCCGCTTCGACGGCAAGGACATCTCGGGCGCCGCCGGGGACGCCGCGCTGCGCCGGGAGCTGAGCCGTGAGGTGCAGCTGGTCTTCCAGGACCCCTACGCCTCGCTGAACCCGCGTCGTACCGTCGAGCAGATCGTCACCACACCGCTGCGGGTGCACACCCGGGCCGCGGCGGCCGAGCGCCGGGAACGCGCGGTCGAACTCCTGGAACAGGTCGGCCTGTCCGCCGACGACCTGGACCGCTACCCGCACGAGTTCTCCGGCGGCCAGCGCCAGCGCATCGGCATCGCCCGCGCGCTCGCCCCGCGCCCCCGGCTGATCATCGCCGACGAACCGGTGTCCGCGCTCGACGTCTCCGTGCAGGCCCAGGTCCTGAACCTGCTGATGGACCTGCGGGACGAACTCGGCCTCTCGCTGCTCTTCGTCTCCCACGACCTGGCCGTCGTCCGGCACTTCTGCGACCGCGTCGCCGTGCTGCGGCGCGGCGAGGTCGTCGAGACCGGGGCCCGCGACGAGGTCTTCGAGCGGCCGGGCGCCGCGTACACGCGCGACCTGCTCGCCGCGATGGTCTGA
- a CDS encoding M4 family metallopeptidase, with protein MTGSAALLGAAALLASGVPAAQAAPSAPEGPAGEVVPGTGTATPALVDGIAEAAKDAGSPADAARGHLAAEEGRYRIPDPRRDLSADQTLRHGDSETVRFQQKHRGVPVLGGQYLVRMEKKDGERVVTGTSGKYFTGLTVGTKAEVAERTAVERAVAATAAGDGRTGSLTKLSPKSPKSRTAEGGSKAKGSEGGSKAKGKADAQGPALSGASHGLVVLPQGKGLLTYHVTVTGSDPATGAPVKQQVYVDAASGFPVLQYSAIQTVDGPGGSFPGAKGSGVRLDGKKVGLDVAHDAASDTYRLRDYRHQWNGSKNPLATWDARGVDANDASGTWPQGITEFGSRTKRFGKEATDSGAVDAHWAAGQVHEYYKKKHGRNSLDGKGMAINSLVGVTDGGFPFVNAYWDGQKMVYGGGDEEFKPLSADLDVVGHEMTHGVVEHTAGLVYVGQSGALNEAVADYFGNAIDVNASKTPMGDPKAGLIGEDLCRTQSPADCALRDLGDGRTTAKDFLGVTIGTDSGGVHLNSTIVSGALWDIREDLGATLADRIVYKALAEYLTPLDGFTEARNAVVAAAKDLGVKGRELRTVRRSFDAHGITKGWEKAIGADSEKLLGDLNATRVGGRLPNTGAGAGGGWWAASKSDDEGQEAFSVYAGRTDGTGTPKLLSPNDGRYHVYPDTDGKRAVWVAYGPTSVEVLSRPLTGGPVKKLWSAGTTVAGVRISNGTVTWQESSPHGQQRVAYLRPGDREPVFVDGGRYDVVTALPTIHGDKLGYAKVYTDKDGRQQVSTEITDVRTGKQTLVPAKGAQLGIATPAINGKYLYWLVDDIADDNRMGLRRAKLDGTGLTDIVPEDSEDSYFWNVDASESALTLTQWQPQRGWSNGNLTKLVQTDLNGKGLGRVSCNRGEQTGHAADTGRRVVWIDGTTGHTDLVTRARPAGTC; from the coding sequence ATGACGGGGAGCGCGGCGCTGCTCGGCGCCGCGGCACTGCTCGCCTCCGGGGTCCCCGCGGCCCAGGCCGCCCCGTCGGCTCCCGAGGGCCCCGCCGGCGAGGTCGTCCCCGGCACGGGCACGGCGACTCCGGCCCTGGTCGACGGGATCGCGGAGGCGGCCAAGGACGCGGGCAGCCCGGCCGACGCGGCCCGCGGCCACCTCGCGGCCGAGGAGGGCCGCTACCGGATACCGGACCCGCGACGGGACCTGAGCGCCGATCAGACACTGCGGCACGGCGACAGCGAGACCGTGCGGTTCCAGCAGAAGCACCGGGGCGTGCCGGTCCTCGGCGGTCAGTACCTGGTGCGGATGGAGAAGAAGGACGGCGAGCGGGTCGTCACCGGCACCTCCGGCAAGTACTTCACCGGCCTCACGGTCGGCACGAAGGCCGAGGTCGCGGAGCGCACGGCCGTCGAGCGCGCCGTGGCGGCGACCGCAGCCGGGGACGGCCGCACGGGCAGCCTGACCAAGCTGTCCCCCAAGTCGCCCAAGTCCCGCACGGCCGAGGGCGGGAGCAAGGCCAAGGGCTCCGAGGGCGGGAGCAAGGCCAAGGGCAAGGCCGACGCGCAGGGCCCCGCCCTCTCGGGCGCCTCCCACGGCCTGGTCGTCCTGCCCCAGGGCAAGGGCCTCCTGACGTACCACGTCACCGTCACCGGCAGCGACCCGGCGACCGGTGCCCCGGTGAAGCAGCAGGTGTACGTCGACGCCGCGTCCGGCTTCCCCGTGCTCCAGTACTCGGCGATCCAGACGGTCGACGGCCCCGGAGGCTCCTTCCCCGGCGCCAAGGGCAGCGGCGTCAGGCTCGACGGCAAGAAGGTCGGCCTCGACGTCGCGCACGACGCCGCCTCGGACACGTACCGGCTGCGCGACTACCGCCACCAGTGGAACGGCAGCAAGAACCCCCTGGCCACCTGGGACGCGCGGGGCGTCGACGCCAACGACGCGTCGGGCACCTGGCCGCAGGGGATCACCGAATTCGGCTCCAGGACCAAGAGGTTCGGCAAGGAGGCGACCGACTCGGGCGCGGTCGACGCGCACTGGGCGGCCGGGCAGGTGCACGAGTACTACAAGAAGAAGCACGGCCGCAACAGCCTCGACGGCAAGGGCATGGCCATCAACTCCCTGGTGGGCGTGACCGACGGCGGCTTCCCGTTCGTCAACGCCTACTGGGACGGCCAGAAGATGGTCTACGGCGGCGGCGACGAGGAGTTCAAGCCGCTCTCCGCCGACCTGGACGTGGTCGGCCACGAGATGACGCACGGCGTCGTCGAGCACACCGCGGGCCTGGTCTACGTCGGCCAGTCCGGCGCCCTGAACGAGGCCGTGGCCGACTACTTCGGCAACGCCATCGACGTGAACGCCTCGAAGACGCCGATGGGCGACCCGAAGGCCGGGCTCATCGGTGAGGACCTGTGCCGCACCCAGTCCCCCGCTGACTGCGCGCTGCGGGACCTGGGCGACGGCCGCACCACCGCGAAGGACTTCCTCGGCGTCACCATCGGCACCGACAGCGGCGGCGTGCACCTCAACTCCACGATCGTCTCCGGCGCGCTGTGGGACATCCGTGAGGACCTGGGCGCCACCCTCGCCGACAGGATCGTCTACAAGGCCCTCGCCGAGTACCTGACGCCGCTCGACGGCTTCACCGAGGCCCGCAACGCGGTGGTCGCCGCGGCCAAGGACCTCGGCGTCAAGGGCAGGGAACTGCGCACCGTGCGGCGCTCGTTCGACGCGCACGGCATCACCAAGGGCTGGGAGAAGGCCATCGGCGCCGACTCCGAGAAGCTCCTCGGCGACCTGAACGCCACCCGCGTCGGCGGCAGGCTGCCGAACACCGGCGCGGGCGCGGGCGGCGGCTGGTGGGCCGCGTCGAAGTCCGACGACGAGGGCCAGGAGGCCTTCTCCGTGTACGCGGGCCGCACCGACGGCACCGGCACGCCGAAGCTGCTCAGCCCCAACGACGGCCGCTACCACGTCTACCCGGACACCGACGGCAAGCGCGCGGTGTGGGTGGCGTACGGGCCGACCAGCGTGGAGGTCCTGTCCCGGCCGCTGACCGGCGGCCCGGTGAAGAAGCTGTGGTCGGCGGGCACCACCGTCGCAGGCGTGCGGATCTCCAACGGCACCGTCACCTGGCAGGAGTCGAGCCCGCACGGCCAGCAGCGGGTGGCCTACCTGCGCCCCGGCGACCGGGAGCCGGTGTTCGTCGACGGCGGCCGCTACGACGTGGTGACCGCGCTGCCCACGATCCACGGCGACAAGCTCGGCTACGCCAAGGTGTACACCGACAAGGACGGGCGGCAGCAGGTCTCCACCGAGATCACGGACGTACGGACGGGCAAGCAGACGCTGGTCCCCGCCAAGGGCGCGCAGCTCGGCATCGCCACCCCGGCGATCAACGGGAAGTACCTGTACTGGCTGGTCGACGACATCGCCGACGACAACCGCATGGGCCTGCGGCGTGCGAAGCTCGACGGCACGGGACTGACCGACATCGTGCCCGAGGACTCCGAGGACTCCTACTTCTGGAACGTGGACGCCTCCGAGTCGGCGCTCACGCTCACCCAGTGGCAGCCCCAGCGGGGCTGGAGCAACGGCAACCTCACCAAGCTGGTGCAGACCGACCTGAACGGCAAGGGCCTGGGGCGGGTCTCCTGCAACCGGGGCGAGCAGACCGGCCACGCCGCCGACACCGGCAGGCGCGTGGTGTGGATCGACGGCACCACCGGCCACACGGACCTGGTGACCCGGGCCCGCCCGGCCGGCACCTGCTGA
- a CDS encoding SSI family serine proteinase inhibitor, whose translation MRYISGGIALGAALALGGLATAATAAPAPAATAAPAAASGFAPSELVLTVGYGTKAADASIQRAVTLGCSSGGVGSHPDAPGACDQLRAVGGKFDKVTKAPTTIACTKEWNPIVVTAQGVWEGRRVSYEHTFANPCAMTAGQGKVFNF comes from the coding sequence ATGCGGTACATCTCTGGGGGGATCGCGCTGGGCGCCGCGCTCGCGCTCGGCGGTCTGGCCACCGCGGCCACCGCCGCTCCGGCGCCCGCGGCCACCGCTGCGCCCGCCGCCGCGAGTGGCTTCGCGCCCTCCGAGCTGGTGCTCACCGTCGGCTACGGCACCAAGGCCGCCGACGCCTCGATCCAGCGGGCCGTGACCCTCGGCTGTTCCTCCGGCGGCGTCGGCAGCCACCCCGACGCGCCCGGCGCCTGCGACCAACTGCGCGCCGTCGGCGGCAAGTTCGACAAGGTGACCAAGGCGCCGACGACGATCGCCTGCACCAAGGAGTGGAACCCGATCGTGGTGACGGCGCAGGGCGTCTGGGAGGGCCGCCGCGTCTCGTACGAGCACACCTTCGCCAACCCCTGCGCGATGACGGCGGGCCAGGGCAAGGTCTTCAACTTCTGA